In Pseudoalteromonas sp. MM1, a single window of DNA contains:
- a CDS encoding NAD(P)H-hydrate dehydratase, with product MLNEQRLIYTKEQVRSYEKEAAKQCGIGLFTLMKRAGESVYKHWQSFNAKLTLIIAGNGNNAGDAYIAARLIKDSGAEVKVCAIDPAKTLSGDAAKAKQLWLDNGGIVNEFDKSDLNCCDCVIDGLLGTGLNSPVRENYCEIITAINQSEKPVLSIDVPSGIDANTGEVLGAAIQATKTLTFIAIKQGLSTGTGKQHAGELILDELAIEDTFSQLASPCAHLINIDSFKRLGSRALNSHKGNHGKLLCIGGNQGTAGAIRLSSEAALRAGAGMVKVYTHQSSIMPISIGRAELMVMSENLEQALEWASCVVLGPGLGQDEWAKKTFCTVMHYCQERNTPLVLDADALNLLAENASAYTLDQCVLTPHPSEAARLISKNTSEIESNRFASVRLCAKRYNVTCILKGAGSLIDNGKSTWVCENGNAALAVGGSGDVLTGIIGALLAQGLSIDEAARYGVTLHARAGEVAAEEQGQRGMLPSDLFQIVRSLIN from the coding sequence ATGTTAAATGAACAAAGGCTTATTTATACAAAAGAGCAGGTTCGCTCCTATGAGAAAGAGGCGGCTAAGCAATGTGGAATAGGTTTATTTACTTTAATGAAGCGAGCGGGAGAGTCCGTATACAAGCACTGGCAGTCTTTTAACGCTAAGCTTACTTTAATTATTGCAGGTAATGGCAATAATGCGGGTGATGCTTACATCGCCGCGCGTTTAATTAAGGACTCTGGTGCAGAGGTAAAAGTTTGTGCTATAGACCCTGCTAAAACACTCAGTGGTGACGCGGCTAAAGCGAAACAGCTATGGCTTGATAATGGTGGCATAGTTAACGAGTTTGATAAGAGTGATTTAAATTGCTGCGACTGTGTGATTGATGGGTTACTAGGAACTGGGCTTAACTCACCTGTTCGCGAAAATTATTGTGAGATTATTACCGCAATCAACCAAAGCGAAAAGCCTGTTTTAAGTATCGATGTTCCCTCAGGGATTGATGCAAATACAGGTGAAGTATTAGGCGCAGCTATTCAGGCAACAAAAACGCTTACTTTTATTGCGATTAAACAAGGCCTTTCTACAGGGACAGGTAAACAGCATGCCGGTGAATTGATTCTCGATGAATTAGCAATTGAAGATACTTTTAGTCAACTCGCTTCACCTTGTGCTCACTTGATAAATATAGACAGCTTTAAACGCCTTGGCTCTCGGGCTTTAAATAGCCATAAGGGCAACCATGGCAAGTTATTATGTATAGGAGGTAACCAAGGTACTGCGGGAGCAATCAGGCTCAGTAGTGAGGCTGCGCTACGAGCAGGCGCGGGGATGGTGAAGGTTTATACGCACCAAAGCTCTATTATGCCAATAAGCATAGGTAGGGCAGAATTAATGGTCATGAGTGAAAACCTTGAGCAAGCTTTAGAGTGGGCAAGTTGTGTTGTACTTGGCCCTGGACTTGGACAGGATGAATGGGCTAAAAAAACGTTTTGCACAGTTATGCACTATTGCCAAGAGCGCAATACGCCGCTTGTACTTGATGCTGATGCACTTAATTTATTGGCTGAAAATGCCAGTGCTTATACATTGGACCAATGTGTGCTTACTCCGCATCCTAGTGAAGCGGCTCGGCTCATTAGCAAAAATACCTCTGAAATAGAGTCAAATAGGTTTGCTAGCGTACGATTATGCGCAAAACGGTATAATGTTACTTGCATACTAAAAGGCGCTGGCTCTTTAATTGATAACGGTAAAAGCACTTGGGTGTGTGAAAATGGCAACGCAGCTCTTGCCGTGGGAGGGAGTGGCGACGTACTTACAGGTATTATTGGTGCATTGCTTGCTCAAGGGCTTAGTATCGATGAAGCTGCGCGATACGGAGTAACTCTTCATGCTAGAGCTGGTGAGGTTGCGGCTGAAGAGCAAGGGCAGCGTGGTATGCTACCCTCGGATTTATTTCAAATAGTTAGGTCGTTAATTAACTAA